From Spirochaetales bacterium:
TGGGCAGGTTATCCGGTTTTATCGCGGCCAATGCCGCACTCGCACTGAACGAAGTCAATTTCGTCCTGGTTCCGGAAATTCCCTTTGACCTTGAAGGCCCGAACGGTCTCTACACCCATCTCGAAACACGTTTGAAAAAAAAGGGACATGCGGTCATCGTTGTCGCCGAAGGGGCGGGCCAGGAATTGCTGGCAACCGCATCCTCCGAACGGGACGCTTCCGGCAATCCGAAACTGGGCGACATCGGTATATTTCTGAAGACCGCGATCAAGGAATATTTCACGAAAAAAATATCGATGGAAGTCAATCTCAAGTACATCGATCCTTCCTATATGATCCGTTCCGTACCGGCGAATGCCCATGATGCGATCTTTTGTATGCAACTCGCACAGAATGCCGTCCACGCGGGTATGGCCGGGAAATCGGGTATGGTTGTCGGGATATGGAACGGAAAGTTCACCCATATCCCTCTCGCGCTCGTGACAAGCAGGAATAAGTATCTTTCTCCGGAAGATTCCCTCTGGTTGTCCGTTCTCGAGGCGACAGGACAACCATATATAATGAAGAACGGTGAGGGTACGGCGGGCCGCTGAGAAGGCCGGACGGACGCAAGGTATTGAGGGGGGCTTTCTGGGAAAAGCCCCGGATACTTCGATAACAAACAGGAGATGATGAAGAATGAGTATCAGCAAATACCTGGATACACAAACGATTCATGACATCGTAAAATACAACAGGAAGCAGGATTATTCAAAAGGGAATGTTTCTTTTACCGGTGCACCCCGAAAACACCCCTATGACCCGAAGAAACTCCTTCTCGTTTCCGATCCGTTCAGTTCGAACACCATTTTTTTCGAGTTCAATCTCAAGGATATCACCCATCTGGAAGAACTTTCCCAGATCGCATCGGAAAAAGGAGATATCCTGAAATTAATAAAAATCTGGGTAAAAAAAGGAAGCCTCGGCGTCAGATACGAACCGTTTATCGTTGAGGACACACTCAATTACCTGAAAGATACCGAGGTCCTGCTTCAGCGTGAGAATAAGGGTACTTGAGTGCGATAAAGTCGCCTGTACGCGATTAAAGCCCCGCCTGAATGCGATAAAGAGTTCGCTTGAACACGATAAAGCCGCCTGATACACGATAAAGCCGGCACTTTATACTTGACCTTTTCAACAACTTCTGGTATTCAGTAGTGTTATCAAAAGGAAATTACCAGTAACCCGCCATACACGAGTAATTTCCCGACAATCTATAATACATCGGGAGGATATAAACCATTGAACAAAAGAGAGCATTTTGTATTCACGTCCGAAAGCGTCGGCGAAGGCCACCCGGATAAAGTATGCGATCAGATTTCAGACGCCATTTTAGACAACGCGATCAGCCAGGATGAAAACTCGCATGTTGCCTGTGAAACCTTTACCACCACCGGGTTCGTACTGGTCGGTGGAGAAATAACAACCCGCGGTTTTATCGATATTCAGCGTATTGTCCGCGGCGTTCTCAAATCCATAGGATACGACGATCCATCTTACGGCATCGATTTCGAATCATGTGCCGTTGTCTCGACGATTCACCCCCAATCCCCGGATATCGCCATGGGTGTGGACCCGGACGATTGCCATCACAAGGAACAGGGGGCGGGAGACCAGGGGATGATGTTCGGATACGCGACAAACGAAACACCGCACCTCATGCCTGCACCCATTTATTACGCCCACCAGATCATGCTGAAAGCCGCCGAAGTCAGAAAAAATGGATTGTTGCCCTTCCTCAGACCGGACGGCAAATGCCAGGTAACGGTCGAATACAAAAACGATAAGCCGGTGAATATACCGACCGTCGTTCTCTCACATCAGCACTCGGAAGAAATCAGCCGCGAGGAATTGTGTGAAAGCCTGATTGAAACGATTATCAAAAAGGCGCTGCCGCCGGAAATGCTCAAGGGAAATGTGACCTATCATATAAACCCAACGGGCAGATTCGTCATCGGCGGGCCGCACGGCGATTCGGGGCTGACGGGAAGAAAAATCATCGTCGATACCTACGGTGGTATGGCACGGCATGGCGGCGGCGCGTTTTCGGGAAAAGATCCCTCGAAGGTCGACCGATCCGCCGCGTACATGACCAGGTATATCGCCAAAAACCTCGTCGCAGCGGGCGTCTGCGACAAATGCGAGGTTGAACTCGCCTATGCGATCGGTGTCGCCGAACCGGTCTCGGTATTTGTCACCACATTCGGAACGGGTAAAATCGAAGATGAAAAAATCGAAGGCGCGGTCCGGGAAGTTTTCGAACTCAAACCGGCCGGCATCATATCGTCACTCAATCTGAAAAAACCCATTTACCAGCAGACGGCCTCCTACGGCCACTTCGGGAGGGACATCTTCTCCTGGGAAAAAACAGATAAAGTCGAAGCGATAAAAGCCAAACTCATGTAATACGGCGCGGCTGTTCGCGGAGCTGCGGACAGCCGCTTTTTTTTTCAAACGTTATTTCATAATATCGATGAAAACGACATTGCCAGAGAAATATTCTGTTTTTGCAGTCATATGCCTGTTCTTGCCGCTTCTCGCAGGCTGCTATCTTCTCAAACAGGGAAGCTACATTATCTCCTATAACATGAGGGCGAAGAAAATCGACACCCTCATCGAAGACCCCTCCATTTCACCGGAGAAAAGGGAAATGCTTTCGCTGGTTACAAAAATCAAATCCTATGCCGTTTCCACCCTCGGTCTTGCCGATGATAAAAATTACACCACCTATGTAGCAATCGACAGGGATTACTGCGCCGATGTGGTTTCGGCATCCAAAAAGGATTGCTTTGAACCGTACACATGGTGGTATCCCTTTTTCGGATCATTTCCCTACAAGGGATTTTTCGAACGGGAGGACGCACTCAGGGAAGCCGAAGCGCTTGGGAAAAAGGGCCTCGACGTTCTCTTGAGAAAGGTCGATGCGTTCAGCACACTCGGTTTTTTCACCGATCCCGTCTACTGTTACATGGCCGACTATTCACCTTACGCCCTCGCATCGCTTATTATCCACGAACAGACGCATGCGACGATCTGGCTTTCCGGCCGCATTCAGTTCAACGAAGAACTTGCGACATTCGTCGGCAGGGAAGGCGCGCTCGCATTTATAAGTGAAACCTACGGGGAAGACTCACCCCACTACAAGGAAGCGGTTGCCGTCATCGATGATTCATCAAGATTCGTCCGGCTTATCAAGTCCCTGTACAAGGACCTCGAAATCCTTTACGAAAAGGACATCGGAAGACAGTACAAACTTTCAGCGCGCGGACGGATCATACATGCCTTCAAGGAACGCTACAGACTCTTTTACCGGAAGGAGTTTCAATCGGAGGGCTACCGTGTCCCCCTCACCTTCCCCATCAACAATGCCTATATCATGCTTTTTATCACCTATACGGAAGATCTTTCCCTTTACTATGACCTCTTCAGGCGGCAGGGGGAAGATCTGCCGTCGACGATAGCGCTTCTCAAACAGGTTAAAACGGTTGGTGGCGATCCGAAGGAATATATCAGGAACGTGCTGCTCGCCGATAATCGAAATGACGAGTGAAAGGAGAAAGGCTATCAGAATAAGAGGAAAAAAAGAAAAAATCAGAGAAGCCGTCAATGTGAGCCGCCGGAACGGCGAGAAAGCGCCCGCCAAAAAAACATTGATTTTGAAGCGATTCCATGTCATAATGAGTCAGGCGGTTAACAAAAATATTCAATCTAGCCATAATAAACGAATAATTTTTTTTGTCATAATAGACGTGTTGACATCTGTTAAAAAACCATTGGCAAAAATCAAAAGGAGGTTTTTATAACATGAAAAGAAACCTGTTGTTTCTCTGGATTATTCTGTTGATGTGCGCAATACTGCACACGGGCGCGGCCCTCGATTTTATCGGGAACGTTTTTCTAAACGAGTCCGTACCGGAAGAATTCGGGTCCTACTGGAACCAGGTCACCCCTGAAAACGGGGGAAAATGGGGCGTCGCGGAATCGAAACGCGACAGCTTTTCATGGGGATGGCTCGACGGGGCATACAATTATGCGAAAAGCAATGGCATCCCCTTCAAGGAACACACATTCGTGTGGGGTAATCAGGAACCGAGCTGGATCAGTTCACTGTCCAGCAGCGAAAAAGCGGCCGAAGTCGAAGAATGGATAAAGGCCTACGGCCAGCGGTACACGGACACGGATTATATCGAGGTCGTCAACGAACCGTTACACGATCCTCCGTCGTTCGCGGACGCCCTCGGGGGTTCGGGCTCGAGTGGATGGGACTGGGTTATCTGGAGTTTCGAGAAGGCCCGCCAGTACTGTCCGAACGCACGCCTTCTCATAAACGATTACGGCATTATCAGCGATCCGGGGGCCGCAAACAATTATCTCAATATCATCAATTTACTGAAAAACGAAAACCTCATCGACGGGATCGGTATCCAATGCCATTCGTTCAACATGGACGGTGCGTCGACAAGCACCATGAACCAGGTACTCGATTCACTGGCCGCCACCGGCCTGCCCATATACGCGTCCGAACTCGATATGACCGGAGACGACAATACGCAATTACAGCGTTACCGGGAGAAATTTCCCGTTTTGGCGGATAATTCGTCTGTCAGGGGAATTACCTGCTGGGGATATATCGAAGGATCGATATGGGAGGAAGAGGCGTACCTTCTCAGATCGAGCGGTTCCGAACGTCCCGCCCTTACCTGGCTCAAGACCAACTATCTGCTTAAAACGGACGCCTCACCGGCCCCGGCCCAAACGCCGATTCCCACCGATGTTCCGACCCCGACACCTGACCCCCAGAATGCGTATAATACGGTGGAAGCCGAATTGTTCGTCGACATGAACGGTATCATGGTGGAAAGCTGTGATGAAGGCGGTGAAGGGATCGGATATATCGAAGACGGCGATTATTCGGCATATCTTGTCGACTTTACCGACGGGGCCTCCCGTATTGAAGTACGGGCGGCGAGTGAAAACTCCGGCGGAACCCTCGAAGTAAGGCTCGACGGCGTGTCGGGGACACTCCTGGGCACCGTGAATATCAGCGGTACCGGCGGATGGCAGTCATGGCAGACCTTCAGCGCGGACGTCGGAACCGTCAACGGCCTCAACACGATATACATGGTCTACAAGGGAGGAAGCGGCTACCTTTACAACATCAACTGGTTCAATTTTACCGCAGGAAGCGGCTCGACGCCGCAGCCGACGGATGTGACCACGGCGCCTCCCGGACAGGAAACGCCCGTCCCGACCGGCCCGCCTGCGGGCGGAGATTGTACCAATGTTCCCGTTTGGACCGCCGACGCCGTTTATGAAACCGCCGGTATGCGGGTTCAGTACAACGGGAATCTGTATGAAAACAACTGGTATTCAAAGAACCAGAATCCCGAACAGAACTCCGGTGAATACCAGGTCTGGACGCTTATCGGGCCCTGCGACGGCGGCGTCACTCCTGTCCCGGACCAGACCCCGGTCCCCACGCAAGCGGGGGGGCTTATCGGGGACGTGAACGGCAATGGAACGATCGATATTGTCGATGCGTTGCTTGTCGCCCAATACTATGTGGGACTCGAACCCGCGAATTTCACCTCAGCCAGCGCGGACGCCAACTGCAGCGGGAATATCGATATCGTCGATGCCCTGCTCATCGCGCAATATTACGTCGGGTTGATCGATCAATTCTGTTGACATATGGTTATCGCGGCCGCCCCGGACGAGGGTATCGGGGCGGCCGTTTTACATACACCCCCGAAACAAAGCGATCACCGGGACGACCATATAAGGCGGTATCGTTATCAGGCGATCGTCACCTCTTTTGATAAATAGACATCCTGTATCGCGTTCAGGATTTTGATTCCTTCCGCCATGGGTTTCTGGAAGGCCTTCCGGCCTGAAATAAGGCCCATACCTCCCGCCCGCTTGTTGATGACAGCCGTCCGGACGGCATCCGCGAGGTCGTTGGTGCCGGATGCGCCGCCCGAATTGATGAGACCGGCGCGCCCCATGTAGCAGTTGGCCACCTGGTAGCGGGTGAGATCGATCGGGTTGTCCGCGGCAAGCCGCTCGTACATCAGCTTGTCGAACTTGCCGTAACCGACCCCGCCTGAGTTCAGGGCGATATAACCGCCGTTGTTTTCCGGCAGCTTCTGTTTGATGATGTCCGCCTCGATGGTGACACCGATATGGTTTGCCTGGCCGGTAAGGTCCGCCGAAACATGAAAATCGGCTTCCTTTGTTTTAAAGGCGGCGTTTCGCGTATAACACCAGAGGATGGTCGCCATGCCCAGATTGTGGGCTTCCTTGAACATTTGACTTACCTCCCAAATCTGCCGCCTTGATTCCGGAGAACCGAAGTAAATCGTGGCGCCAACGGCAGTGCACCCCATATCGAATGCCTGTTCGATATCGGCATACAGCGTCTGATCGTGGGTATTCGGGTACGACAATAATTCGTTGTGGTTGAACTTGAGGATGAAAGGGATTTTGTGTGAGTATTTCCGCGCGACCGAGCCCAGCACGCCGAGCGTCGAAGCGACGGCGTTGCACCCCCCTTCGATAGCCAGCCTGACGATATTTTCGCCGTCAAAGTAGGAGGGGTTTTTCGCGAACGAAGCGCCCCCCGAATGTTCGATGCCCTGATCGACGGGGAGGATGGAAAGGTACCCCGTGCCCGCAAGGCGCCCGTGATTGAAAAGCTGTTCGAGGTTTTTCAGGACCGGAACCGGCCGGTCCGAATCAATAAAGACATCATCCACGAAGGTGGGAGACGGGACATGAATAGAACCGGCCGGAATCGTTTTGCAAGTATGGGTAAGCAGGCTTTCCGCCTCCGCGCCGAGAACTTTTTCGATGTTAATTGACATACATTCCTCCTTTTTGTCGTCTCCCCGGTGCGGCCCGCCGCACCGGGGCATAACCACAATCGCTCCTCCATCCGTTATTTATACCGAGGCCGTATTTATATACATTACCGTTCACTTCCGTGACAAACAAGGATCATTTTCCACATAATCATTACCGTTTTATGCTTTCGCTATCTTTCCGGCTGCGTTACCACCGTCATCGCATTCCCGTTTTCCGGCGGTAATTCTGAAAGACATGGCCGTGTCCCGGTATGATATAGTCCGATGATTCGATAATGGCGTTCATCGCTTCCGCGCACTTTTCCTTTCCCATATTACCGGCGTTATACGGCCACGCCTCCCCCCGTTCGTAATACGATTGCGAAACGATCGCGTCCCCGGCGATACAGAAAACCCATCCCCCGTATTCCGCGAGAAGGGAGCAATGATCCGGTGTATGTCCCGGTGTCGGCAGCAAGGTGCAGCCCGCAAAGGTATCCCCTGCTCCGCAATAACTCGGCGGCATCATGTGCGTAAAACCGCACTTTTCGGCAAGCACCTCGAGGTTCAGCCCCTTCTCCGGCCCGGTGGTGTAAAGCCGCGCGTTCGGGAAAAACGGGAGGTTGCCGAAATGATCGTGATGCCAGTGCGTGATAAAGATGCCCGCGATACTTTCGAAAGAGAGCCGTTGAAGCGTCAGATGGTAATTCAGCATCGCTTTGTTCAATTCCCTCGAAGCGGGCTCCAGATTCCACTCATCGGCATAGCCGGTGTCGACCAGATAATGCTTTCCCCCGAAGGTAATCCGGACGACCGACGAGTCGCCCGATTTCAGGAACTGCTTCCGGTACTCTGTGAAATCGGGATTATAACGCTCCCCCGCTTCGATACCAAGGGTTCCCGTTTTCACGAGGGCGAGTGTCTCTATCAATTGATTTCTTTTTTTTATCTTCATTGCGTATAATCCTTGAACAGCAAACGCTGGCGGTAATCTTCATCGGCCGTTTTTTTTCTTGCACCCTCCGCATCACTTGTCAATCGCGCGGGGATATCCCGAAGATACCTGCTTTGTTCGTTCTCCTTCCATTTTCCGAAAACCTTGCGGCGTTTGCTCCATGAAAGATACAGCAGATCTTTCGCCCTTGTTAGGGCGACATAAAAAAGCCTTCGTTCTTCATCGGGATCGCTCGACGGACCGGTCAGGGGGGTAATTCCCTCTTCGCAGCCCGCGACAAACACAACGGGAAACTCGAGACCCTTCGAAGCGTGGAAGGTAAGCAGCCGTACCGTATCCGTTTTAAAAGGGCACCCGCTTTCGTTCGGGCCGATCATACAATAGGTGAGAAATCCTTCGAGATCGGATTGAAACCGCCCGGCCGATTCGAGAAGGGCGTCCTTTTTCATGACGATCGTCTGGTCCGTCACCGGGAAACAGGGAAATGTGTCGAAAATACACTCTAAAACTGCGGGGACCCCTTTTTCTTGAAGCAGCTTGCAAAGGTCACCGTGAAAAGCCAGCAACTCATCCGTCTTCCGCTGCTGCTTCTCCGTCAAAAGCCCGCTTTCAGCGAGTCCCCTCATCAGACACCGGTCTTCCGTCTGTTTCGCGTTTTCATCAAGAAATGGAAGCGGTTCATTTTCCGAAAACACCCCGTAAAGATGAACCAGCACATCACGCAGAGAAACGATATCATTTTCGTTCAAAAGAAGGTGGAGAAGGCTGCCCGCGCAGGAGAACGGTTTTTCCGAAAAAACCGGCCGTGCGGCCCCCCCGCTAACCGGTACGCCGGCTCCCGCCAGAAACGGTACGAGTGCTTCACCCGCCGCTTTGGTCCGTGTCAGTACGGCAATGTCGGAAAACGAATACTCGCATTTTCCCGCAAAGGCGGAATCCACGGAGGTAAAACTCATTCCGCCGACGAGTTCCTCTATCCGTGAAGCAATAAAAGCCCCTTCTTCAACCGGTTCTCCCGCCCTGAAAATCAGCACTTGTTCACCCCTGCCCCTGACCGGTACGAGTGTTTTCTTCCCCGTTGCCCCGTTTTTTCCGATAACGGAAGCCGCCGAACGGAGGATTTCCTCAGTGGAACGGTAGTGATTAATGAGTGTGATCGAAACGGGTGAATATTCCCGCCCGAGGCGGAAAAACAGCTTCACGTCGGACCCCCTGAATCCGTAAATTGCCTGATCCGGATCACCGATCGCGAAAAGACACCGCCTGAGTCCGTCGTCTGTTTCATGATACCGCGGAAAGAGCGTCGAAACCAGCTCATACTGTCCCGGATTGATGTCCTGAAACTCGTCGATGGCGATAAACCTGTATCGCATCCTCAGGGATTGAAGAAGTTCGGGATCTTTTTGGAGGCAGGCGCACGTGCCCGTAATGAGCGACGAAAGGTCGAATCCGCCGTACGCCTTGACCGCATCGAGGTAGCGTTGCGCAAGGGAACGGAGCCGTTTATCTGAGGATTCCCGCGGATTCATAAAAAGCCGCTCCATCCTGTCAGCCAGACGAAGTACCTCCTTTTTTTTCATATCGGGATTGAGTATGCAAAGCAACTCGATCCGCCTGTATTTATCGTAGATGTTCCTGATTCGTGGGAATCTCTCCCTGATAATGTCAAGGCAAAAACCGTGAAACGTACAGACCTTGATACCGCCTGAAGACTTCCCCAGCATGACCGAGAGCCTCGATGCCAGTTCCTTTGACGCCCTGTTGGTGAAGGTGATCGCAAGAACCTGGCCCGATGAGGCCTGCCCGGTTTCGATGAGGCGTGCGATCCACGATGTGAGGGTTTTTGTCTTGCCGGTCCCAGGCCCGGCCGTAATTAGGAGCGCCCCTTCGGTCGTATTCAGAACCTCCCGCTGCTCCCGGTTGAGGGTATCCTTACTTTCGGGTTCACCGCTTCTTTCGCTTTTCCCCTTTTCCCCTTTCCGGATTCCCTTGTGCCCGGATGACCGCCGTGGAGAAAATTTTTTTCTTTCCGGAAGATTGCCGGCCTCAAAAAGGCTTTCCTGGCCGAGCAGGGCTTCGAGTTCATCGGCATCGAATACCCGTATAACACCAAACTCACCGTCGAAACCCGGCTTCGGGCGAATTCTTCCTTCCCTCATCCGTCCGATCGCCTCTCGATAAACGGGACCGAACCTTTGTTCGATATCCGGAAGCGGAACATCGAGAAGAAAGGTGAACTCGTTTCCCCCGAATCCGACGAGTTCGGCATAGGTCGAGAGAACCCCTTTCGAGCCCGGGCCGGTTCCCGTGATTTCGGAAACGATTTCGGGCAGGGGGATACAATATCTGAAGCCCGCGGAAGCTGCCGGCTTTATTCCCTTTTCCCTGTCAGCACATTCCAGAACACGGTGCATCACCCCCACGGTAAGCTTTCCCCCGCAGACCGGACACTCACCCGAGAGTCTCCTGGTTTCTTCCGGATCGCAGCAAATCCCGCATTTCCTGTGACCGTCGAGATGGTATTTCCCTTCTTCCGGATAAAATTCGATCGTTCCCTCGAAGCCTTCTCCGGTTTTAAGGGCCCGGAACATCGCGTCATAGGTGAGACCGGTTGAAAAAATATTTGCTTCCCGGCCGAGTTTTTGGGGCGAGTGGGCGTCCGAATTGGAAATCAGGGTATAGCGGTCGAGGGCGCTCCACCGCCAGTTCATTTCCGGATCGGATGAAAGCCCCGTCTCGAGGGCGAAAATATACCCGCTTAAATCTTCGAAACATTCCTCGATCGTATCGAACCCGCTTTTCGATCCGAAAAGAGAAAACCACGGCGTCCAGACATGGGCTGGAACGAGATACGCGTCCTCCGACGCATCGAGGACGATCTCGAGCAGGTGTTTGACGTCGAGTCCGAGGATTGGCCTTCCATCGGACGAAATATTTCCGATGGCATCGAGTTTTCTGTTTATCTTTTCGGCAACGGCAAAGTCCGGGGCGAAAAGCACGGAATGCACCTTTCTCGTCCGGTCGCCCTTTTTATAGATCGAACTGATTTCCGCCGAAAGGCAGAAACGGATATCGATATTCCCGCACCCGGCATCGTTGAACGGAAGATTCTCCGGGAGGTCGTCCGGCGGATCTTTCAGGATGAAAAAACCGTTCGAATCCGGTTTCAGTTTTTCCTTGAGTTCGGAAAACCAGACGGGGTGAGTAAAATCCCCGGTCCCGATCAGATTAATGCCCTTGACCCTCGCCCACCGGTAAAACCCTTCGAGGTTCGACGCTTTGCTCGTCGCGCGTGAATGACATGAATGAACGTGAAGATCCGCTATATAATTCATCCCCGCCAGATTAACAGATTCGGGGGTGATTGTACAGGGACTTTTTTTCCTGTTTCGCCGGGAGTGTATCCCCGCATCGAACGGCGGATTGACGATATCGCCGGCCCTTAGCGGCTTTGCTTCGTTACACGTTGAAGCCGCGCGTTCATGGCGTGTTTCTCCATGATTGTGCGGAAAACCGCCTGTGTTACTGCGTCTTTTCGTATTGTTTTAACGAAAAAAAAATTATAAATGTCATTTTTTTGTTTTTTTTTTATTGACTCTTTTGGAATTGTATTTTACGATTTGCGCAAATCGTAATGATTTACACAAATCGCAAGCGCCCGGCGATGCCGTTTTTATTCATTTGGATGACATTACCTATGCTCGTTGAGCATTGACATTTTTACGAAAGGAGGAAACCTTATGTACGAATCTCCATCAATTGAAATGCTGGGTGATTCCCAGATGAACAACGTAATGGGAGCCTTTGTTTGGGCAATAGGTCCTGTTTTTGTTGCAGTAGCAGCCGTTGTATTACTCATTTTGTCAGTAATTGATATCACTCCGTAACTGATTATCAATTAACTGAGCCACGGTCGGAATTGAGATATTATCTCTTTTCCGACCGATTTACATTTGTAAAAGCTCATTATCGTATAATAAAATACTGATGAAATTATAATACAAATCAGGAAAGGAGTCA
This genomic window contains:
- a CDS encoding methionine adenosyltransferase, which gives rise to MNKREHFVFTSESVGEGHPDKVCDQISDAILDNAISQDENSHVACETFTTTGFVLVGGEITTRGFIDIQRIVRGVLKSIGYDDPSYGIDFESCAVVSTIHPQSPDIAMGVDPDDCHHKEQGAGDQGMMFGYATNETPHLMPAPIYYAHQIMLKAAEVRKNGLLPFLRPDGKCQVTVEYKNDKPVNIPTVVLSHQHSEEISREELCESLIETIIKKALPPEMLKGNVTYHINPTGRFVIGGPHGDSGLTGRKIIVDTYGGMARHGGGAFSGKDPSKVDRSAAYMTRYIAKNLVAAGVCDKCEVELAYAIGVAEPVSVFVTTFGTGKIEDEKIEGAVREVFELKPAGIISSLNLKKPIYQQTASYGHFGRDIFSWEKTDKVEAIKAKLM
- a CDS encoding aminopeptidase, whose translation is MKTTLPEKYSVFAVICLFLPLLAGCYLLKQGSYIISYNMRAKKIDTLIEDPSISPEKREMLSLVTKIKSYAVSTLGLADDKNYTTYVAIDRDYCADVVSASKKDCFEPYTWWYPFFGSFPYKGFFEREDALREAEALGKKGLDVLLRKVDAFSTLGFFTDPVYCYMADYSPYALASLIIHEQTHATIWLSGRIQFNEELATFVGREGALAFISETYGEDSPHYKEAVAVIDDSSRFVRLIKSLYKDLEILYEKDIGRQYKLSARGRIIHAFKERYRLFYRKEFQSEGYRVPLTFPINNAYIMLFITYTEDLSLYYDLFRRQGEDLPSTIALLKQVKTVGGDPKEYIRNVLLADNRNDE
- a CDS encoding endo-1,4-beta-xylanase, with product MKRNLLFLWIILLMCAILHTGAALDFIGNVFLNESVPEEFGSYWNQVTPENGGKWGVAESKRDSFSWGWLDGAYNYAKSNGIPFKEHTFVWGNQEPSWISSLSSSEKAAEVEEWIKAYGQRYTDTDYIEVVNEPLHDPPSFADALGGSGSSGWDWVIWSFEKARQYCPNARLLINDYGIISDPGAANNYLNIINLLKNENLIDGIGIQCHSFNMDGASTSTMNQVLDSLAATGLPIYASELDMTGDDNTQLQRYREKFPVLADNSSVRGITCWGYIEGSIWEEEAYLLRSSGSERPALTWLKTNYLLKTDASPAPAQTPIPTDVPTPTPDPQNAYNTVEAELFVDMNGIMVESCDEGGEGIGYIEDGDYSAYLVDFTDGASRIEVRAASENSGGTLEVRLDGVSGTLLGTVNISGTGGWQSWQTFSADVGTVNGLNTIYMVYKGGSGYLYNINWFNFTAGSGSTPQPTDVTTAPPGQETPVPTGPPAGGDCTNVPVWTADAVYETAGMRVQYNGNLYENNWYSKNQNPEQNSGEYQVWTLIGPCDGGVTPVPDQTPVPTQAGGLIGDVNGNGTIDIVDALLVAQYYVGLEPANFTSASADANCSGNIDIVDALLIAQYYVGLIDQFC
- a CDS encoding class I fructose-bisphosphate aldolase — protein: MSINIEKVLGAEAESLLTHTCKTIPAGSIHVPSPTFVDDVFIDSDRPVPVLKNLEQLFNHGRLAGTGYLSILPVDQGIEHSGGASFAKNPSYFDGENIVRLAIEGGCNAVASTLGVLGSVARKYSHKIPFILKFNHNELLSYPNTHDQTLYADIEQAFDMGCTAVGATIYFGSPESRRQIWEVSQMFKEAHNLGMATILWCYTRNAAFKTKEADFHVSADLTGQANHIGVTIEADIIKQKLPENNGGYIALNSGGVGYGKFDKLMYERLAADNPIDLTRYQVANCYMGRAGLINSGGASGTNDLADAVRTAVINKRAGGMGLISGRKAFQKPMAEGIKILNAIQDVYLSKEVTIA
- a CDS encoding MBL fold metallo-hydrolase, with the translated sequence MKIKKRNQLIETLALVKTGTLGIEAGERYNPDFTEYRKQFLKSGDSSVVRITFGGKHYLVDTGYADEWNLEPASRELNKAMLNYHLTLQRLSFESIAGIFITHWHHDHFGNLPFFPNARLYTTGPEKGLNLEVLAEKCGFTHMMPPSYCGAGDTFAGCTLLPTPGHTPDHCSLLAEYGGWVFCIAGDAIVSQSYYERGEAWPYNAGNMGKEKCAEAMNAIIESSDYIIPGHGHVFQNYRRKTGMR
- a CDS encoding UvrD-helicase domain-containing protein — translated: MNYIADLHVHSCHSRATSKASNLEGFYRWARVKGINLIGTGDFTHPVWFSELKEKLKPDSNGFFILKDPPDDLPENLPFNDAGCGNIDIRFCLSAEISSIYKKGDRTRKVHSVLFAPDFAVAEKINRKLDAIGNISSDGRPILGLDVKHLLEIVLDASEDAYLVPAHVWTPWFSLFGSKSGFDTIEECFEDLSGYIFALETGLSSDPEMNWRWSALDRYTLISNSDAHSPQKLGREANIFSTGLTYDAMFRALKTGEGFEGTIEFYPEEGKYHLDGHRKCGICCDPEETRRLSGECPVCGGKLTVGVMHRVLECADREKGIKPAASAGFRYCIPLPEIVSEITGTGPGSKGVLSTYAELVGFGGNEFTFLLDVPLPDIEQRFGPVYREAIGRMREGRIRPKPGFDGEFGVIRVFDADELEALLGQESLFEAGNLPERKKFSPRRSSGHKGIRKGEKGKSERSGEPESKDTLNREQREVLNTTEGALLITAGPGTGKTKTLTSWIARLIETGQASSGQVLAITFTNRASKELASRLSVMLGKSSGGIKVCTFHGFCLDIIRERFPRIRNIYDKYRRIELLCILNPDMKKKEVLRLADRMERLFMNPRESSDKRLRSLAQRYLDAVKAYGGFDLSSLITGTCACLQKDPELLQSLRMRYRFIAIDEFQDINPGQYELVSTLFPRYHETDDGLRRCLFAIGDPDQAIYGFRGSDVKLFFRLGREYSPVSITLINHYRSTEEILRSAASVIGKNGATGKKTLVPVRGRGEQVLIFRAGEPVEEGAFIASRIEELVGGMSFTSVDSAFAGKCEYSFSDIAVLTRTKAAGEALVPFLAGAGVPVSGGAARPVFSEKPFSCAGSLLHLLLNENDIVSLRDVLVHLYGVFSENEPLPFLDENAKQTEDRCLMRGLAESGLLTEKQQRKTDELLAFHGDLCKLLQEKGVPAVLECIFDTFPCFPVTDQTIVMKKDALLESAGRFQSDLEGFLTYCMIGPNESGCPFKTDTVRLLTFHASKGLEFPVVFVAGCEEGITPLTGPSSDPDEERRLFYVALTRAKDLLYLSWSKRRKVFGKWKENEQSRYLRDIPARLTSDAEGARKKTADEDYRQRLLFKDYTQ